One genomic window of Parus major isolate Abel chromosome 11, Parus_major1.1, whole genome shotgun sequence includes the following:
- the LOC107209657 gene encoding coatomer subunit alpha-like — protein MVRSARLVGQAIIAYLQRKGYPEVALHFVRDEKTRFSLALECGNIEIALEAAKALDDKGCWQKLGEAALLQGNHQVVEMCYQRTKNFDRLSFLYLLTGNLEKLRKMMKIAEIRKDMSGHYQNALYLGDVAERVRILRGCGQSESCPKGIPGIPGFSREFWALGGLFQGILGSGSHFPGNSGHWEAFSREFWALGVLFQEILGIGSLSPWNSQSSQAKGFLLQGIPGIPGMGSPSNHSNGFSRYSRGHPAEAPLGGSERSAEEAPPGAHPELHHPSGHLGCP, from the exons ATGGTGCGCAGCGCGCGGCTGGTGGGCCAGGCCATCATCGCGTACCTGCAGCGTAAGGGGTACCCCGAGGTAGCGCTGCACTTCGTGCGCGATGAGAAGACGCGCTTCAGCCTCGCCCTGGAGTGCGGCAACATCGAG ATCGCCCTGGAGGCAGCCAAGGCTCTGGATGACAAGGGCTGCTGGCAGAAGCTGGGCGAGGCGGCGCTGCTGCAGGGGAACCACCAGGTGGTGGAGATGTGCTACCAGCGCACCAAGAACTTCGACCGCCTCTCCTTCCTCTACCTCCTCACCGGCAACCTGGAGAAACTCCGCAAGATGATGAAGATCG CGGAGATCCGGAAGGACATGAGCGGCCACTACCAGAACGCGCTGTACCTGGGGGACGTGGCCGAGAGGGTGCGGATCCTGCGCGGCTGCGGCCAGAGTGAGTCCTGCCCAAAGGGAATTCCCGGGATTCCgggcttttccagggaattctgGGCTCTGGGAGgccttttccagggaattctgGGCTCTGGGAGTCATTTTCCAGGGAATTCTGGGCACTGGGAGGCCTTTTCTAGGGAATTCTGGGCACTGGGAGTCCTTTTCCAGGAAATTCTGGGCATTGGGAGTCTTTCTCCATGGAATTCTCAGAGTTCACAGGCAAAGGGATTCCTTCTgcagggaattccaggaattccgGGCATGGGGAGTCCTTCCAATCATTCCAATGGTTTTTCCCGTTATTCCCGTG GGCATCCAGCGGAAGCGCCCCTCGGAGGTTCAGAGCGCTCTGCTGAGGAGGCACCTCCTGGAGCTCACCCAGAGCTTCATCATCCCTCTG GACACCTTGGATGTCCCTAA